The following proteins are encoded in a genomic region of Maribacter hydrothermalis:
- a CDS encoding DJ-1/PfpI family protein, with protein MKFIPFLLLISFIFLSCNQKNSSSNIKIAKKGTRVIPELNPESYNVAFLIMDGTYNTEFTAPFDIFQHTKFRKGIKAMNTFTVANTLDPITTFEGVRILPDYDYTKDDLPKIDILVVPSAEHSMGKDLTDELMINFIKTTDENALYMTSHCDGAFPLAKSGILDSVASTTFPSDVENYRKMFPNLDIKDNVLFVHDEKYITSAGGAKSFEAALYLCEILYGEEIAKSLAKGLVIDWNLEQVPHLTVQ; from the coding sequence ATGAAATTTATACCCTTTTTACTTCTCATTTCATTTATTTTTTTAAGCTGTAATCAGAAAAATTCATCCTCTAATATAAAAATAGCAAAAAAGGGTACTAGAGTTATCCCAGAGCTAAACCCCGAAAGTTACAATGTAGCTTTTTTAATTATGGACGGCACTTACAATACAGAATTTACCGCACCTTTTGATATTTTTCAACATACTAAATTTAGAAAAGGCATTAAGGCAATGAATACATTTACGGTTGCAAATACACTAGACCCGATCACTACCTTTGAAGGTGTTCGTATTTTACCGGATTATGATTATACAAAAGATGATTTACCTAAAATTGATATTTTAGTAGTTCCCAGTGCAGAGCATTCAATGGGTAAGGACTTAACAGATGAGTTAATGATCAATTTCATTAAAACCACTGACGAAAACGCTTTGTATATGACCAGCCATTGCGATGGCGCTTTTCCTTTGGCAAAATCGGGAATACTAGATTCTGTTGCATCTACAACTTTTCCTAGTGATGTTGAAAATTACAGAAAAATGTTCCCAAATCTTGATATTAAAGATAATGTGTTATTTGTTCATGATGAAAAATATATTACCTCTGCTGGTGGCGCTAAAAGCTTTGAAGCCGCCCTTTACTTATGCGAAATTCTTTATGGAGAAGAGATTGCCAAATCGTTAGCTAAAGGATTAGTCATAGATTGGAATTTAGAGCAAGTTCCTCACCTTACTGTTCAATAA
- a CDS encoding DUF4197 domain-containing protein encodes MSLVIGMLLVMSCQELQQVVNQLPESTSTGLSNEAIANGLKEALDQGIEKQVSKLTKTDGFYKNELVKILMPEELQKVDKTLRDIGLGNLADEGLKVLNRAAEDAVSEATPIFVNAIKEMSFTDAKNILLGKNNAATTFLETKTNAALYEKFNPIIKSSFNKVGADQIWNTIITKYNAIPLTNNVNPDLTDYVTGEALSGVYKMIAIEEEEIRTKFSSRTTDVLKKVFALQDKK; translated from the coding sequence ATGAGCTTAGTTATTGGCATGTTACTCGTAATGTCTTGCCAAGAATTACAACAAGTAGTAAACCAATTACCCGAGTCTACGAGCACGGGCTTAAGTAATGAAGCCATTGCAAATGGATTAAAAGAAGCCCTAGACCAGGGTATTGAAAAACAAGTAAGCAAATTAACTAAGACCGATGGATTTTATAAAAATGAATTAGTTAAAATTCTAATGCCAGAAGAATTACAAAAAGTAGACAAAACTTTACGAGATATTGGTTTAGGAAACTTAGCTGATGAAGGTTTAAAAGTTTTAAATAGAGCAGCTGAAGATGCAGTATCTGAAGCTACTCCAATTTTTGTAAACGCCATTAAGGAAATGTCTTTTACCGATGCAAAAAACATTCTGTTAGGAAAGAATAATGCAGCAACCACTTTTTTAGAAACAAAGACGAATGCAGCTTTGTATGAAAAATTTAATCCTATTATTAAATCTTCATTTAATAAAGTTGGTGCGGATCAAATTTGGAATACTATAATAACAAAATATAACGCAATACCGCTCACAAACAATGTAAATCCAGACTTGACAGATTATGTTACTGGCGAAGCCCTTTCTGGTGTTTACAAAATGATAGCTATTGAAGAAGAAGAAATAAGAACAAAATTTTCCTCAAGAACAACCGATGTACTTAAGAAAGTATTTGCACTTCAAGATAAAAAATAG
- the purU gene encoding formyltetrahydrofolate deformylase, which translates to MKTTILVHCPDQGGIISSVTAFIHKNKGNIVYLDQHVDKPANVFFMRMVIEFSDTFSDLESFKSLFQKELASIYKMEWSLHTDDKLPKMALFVSKYNHCLYDLLSRYNSGELAVKIPFILSNHIDLKHIADQFEIPFFHIPFNKTNKIEAEKEQLKLLNTYEIDFIVLARYMQIVSGNLISKFPNKILNIHHSFLPAFAGAKPYHAAFKRGVKIIGATCHYVTEELDAGPIIEQDVTTVTHSHSIEDFITKGRDLEKIVLSRGVKLHIARKTMVYNNKTVIFS; encoded by the coding sequence TTGAAAACTACCATTTTAGTTCATTGCCCAGACCAAGGGGGTATTATAAGTTCTGTTACCGCTTTTATCCATAAAAACAAGGGTAATATTGTTTATCTAGATCAGCATGTTGATAAACCGGCCAATGTATTTTTTATGCGTATGGTTATTGAATTCTCTGATACCTTTTCTGATTTAGAATCTTTTAAATCATTGTTTCAAAAGGAGTTAGCTTCCATATATAAAATGGAATGGAGTTTACATACGGATGACAAATTACCAAAAATGGCCTTATTTGTTTCTAAGTACAACCATTGCTTATATGATTTATTAAGTAGGTACAACTCGGGCGAACTTGCGGTTAAAATACCCTTTATATTAAGTAATCATATAGACCTAAAGCATATAGCAGACCAATTCGAAATTCCATTTTTTCATATACCTTTTAATAAAACAAATAAAATAGAAGCTGAAAAAGAGCAACTGAAACTTCTTAATACATATGAAATAGATTTTATTGTACTTGCAAGATATATGCAAATTGTTAGTGGCAATCTAATTAGCAAATTCCCCAATAAAATACTAAACATTCATCACTCTTTTTTACCTGCATTTGCTGGCGCCAAACCATACCATGCAGCTTTTAAAAGAGGGGTTAAGATAATAGGGGCAACATGCCATTATGTTACTGAAGAATTAGATGCTGGCCCTATAATTGAACAAGATGTCACGACAGTAACACATTCGCACTCAATTGAAGATTTTATTACAAAGGGTAGAGATTTAGAAAAAATAGTCCTTTCTAGAGGCGTAAAACTTCATATTGCCCGAAAAACTATGGTCTACAATAATAAAACTGTTATTTTCTCGTAA
- a CDS encoding Lrp/AsnC family transcriptional regulator: MNPKIDELNWKILKQLHNNARESFANIGRAVGLTAPAVAERVKKMEDLGIIKGYKVSVSHALTGHQLKAIITLRAFMGKLKPFLAVVLTLDEVINCYRITGNENIVMEVVLKDQFHLEKFIDQLIQYGETRTHIVLSQVISNAPMHKIK, encoded by the coding sequence TTGAATCCAAAGATAGATGAGCTTAATTGGAAAATACTGAAACAGTTACATAATAATGCACGAGAATCTTTTGCAAATATTGGTCGTGCTGTTGGCCTCACAGCTCCTGCAGTAGCAGAACGTGTAAAGAAAATGGAGGATTTAGGAATAATTAAAGGTTATAAAGTATCCGTATCTCATGCACTTACCGGTCATCAGCTGAAAGCAATAATAACATTGAGAGCTTTTATGGGGAAACTAAAACCTTTTTTGGCCGTAGTTCTTACATTAGATGAAGTTATAAATTGTTATAGGATTACTGGAAATGAAAATATTGTTATGGAGGTGGTTTTAAAGGATCAATTTCATCTGGAGAAGTTTATTGATCAACTAATACAATATGGAGAAACTAGAACGCATATTGTGCTGTCGCAAGTTATTTCTAATGCCCCAATGCATAAAATAAAATAA
- a CDS encoding porin: MKTIIITKYVKNIFTTTLMLFVISGIIAQEEVEEKKFSISGSIDAYYRANLSAGNGIDAQAPGSSFANLPGFSLGMANVIAGYEGEKVGFVADLVFGPRGTDAIFASPMYSATGDIVNQLYVYWDISDKVTLTFGNFNTFLGYEVISPAANFNYSTSYLFSYGPFSHTGLKADFALSDDFSLMLAVMNPTDLTEFNPTGQYTYGVQLGYSGQYANLLLDNGSFEIDYTGGFDLSDDFFLGLNAAYFSGDEEDGIGSFAGVAVYPQLATSENFTIGLRGEYFAETDLFGAIGAVDAEGDASVFAVTLTGSATIGNLIIKPELRLDSTSEDTTFVNGDGEAMSSLSSFVLAAVYSF, from the coding sequence ATGAAAACGATTATAATTACAAAATACGTAAAAAATATCTTTACCACTACATTAATGCTTTTTGTTATTTCAGGAATAATTGCTCAAGAAGAAGTTGAAGAAAAAAAATTCTCTATCAGCGGATCTATTGATGCATATTACAGAGCAAACTTAAGTGCAGGAAATGGTATTGACGCTCAAGCCCCTGGTAGTTCATTTGCCAATTTACCTGGTTTCTCCTTGGGTATGGCAAATGTTATAGCTGGATATGAAGGCGAAAAAGTAGGTTTCGTTGCAGATTTAGTTTTTGGTCCTAGAGGTACAGATGCAATTTTTGCATCTCCAATGTATTCAGCAACAGGTGATATTGTAAATCAACTATATGTGTATTGGGATATAAGTGACAAGGTCACCTTAACTTTTGGTAATTTCAATACATTCTTAGGTTATGAAGTTATTTCACCAGCAGCTAATTTTAATTATAGTACATCTTATTTGTTCTCATATGGTCCATTCTCACACACTGGTCTAAAAGCAGATTTTGCCTTATCTGATGACTTTAGCCTAATGTTAGCGGTAATGAACCCTACAGATTTAACCGAGTTCAATCCAACTGGACAATATACGTATGGCGTTCAACTTGGATATAGTGGTCAATATGCAAACTTATTATTGGACAATGGTTCTTTTGAAATAGATTACACTGGTGGATTTGACTTATCGGATGACTTCTTCTTAGGTCTAAATGCTGCCTATTTTAGTGGAGACGAAGAAGACGGTATCGGAAGTTTTGCAGGTGTGGCAGTTTACCCGCAATTAGCAACTTCTGAAAATTTCACCATAGGACTAAGAGGTGAATATTTTGCTGAAACTGATTTATTTGGTGCTATAGGCGCTGTTGATGCTGAAGGTGATGCTAGTGTTTTTGCCGTAACCCTTACAGGAAGTGCTACAATTGGCAACTTAATTATTAAGCCAGAATTAAGACTAGACAGCACATCTGAAGATACTACATTTGTAAACGGTGACGGAGAAGCTATGAGTAGTCTTTCATCATTTGTTCTTGCAGCAGTCTACTCTTTCTAA
- a CDS encoding DUF1684 domain-containing protein encodes MKVFIAVLVFSVFISCGQEKKYHDSKNDIKASVVSDKLADILLFQEELNAEFKNPETSPLADRFRADFETLDFFKPDTNYVIVAEFVRTPDALPFSMPTTTERESTEVLYGIAKFTLNGKQQQLEIYQTPELITQEKYKDYLFLPFTDDTNGEETYGGGRYLDLRIPKGNTIILDFNKAYNPYCAYNKKFSCPLVPAINNLNTEIRVGVKAFKY; translated from the coding sequence ATGAAAGTATTTATTGCGGTTTTGGTTTTTAGTGTATTTATTTCATGCGGACAAGAAAAGAAATATCATGACTCAAAAAATGATATTAAGGCAAGTGTGGTTTCGGATAAATTGGCAGATATTTTATTGTTTCAAGAAGAATTGAATGCGGAATTCAAGAATCCCGAAACTTCACCTTTAGCAGATAGATTTCGGGCAGATTTTGAAACCTTGGATTTTTTTAAGCCTGATACCAATTATGTGATAGTCGCAGAATTTGTTCGAACTCCTGATGCTTTACCGTTTTCTATGCCAACTACTACTGAAAGGGAATCTACAGAGGTGCTTTATGGAATAGCTAAATTTACATTGAACGGAAAACAACAACAACTAGAAATTTACCAAACCCCTGAATTAATTACACAAGAAAAATACAAAGATTACTTGTTTTTACCTTTTACGGATGATACCAATGGAGAGGAAACATACGGTGGCGGACGTTATTTAGATTTAAGAATACCTAAAGGGAACACCATAATTTTAGATTTTAATAAGGCATATAACCCATATTGCGCATATAACAAGAAGTTTAGCTGTCCGTTAGTGCCGGCCATAAATAATTTAAATACTGAGATTAGGGTAGGTGTAAAGGCGTTTAAGTATTGA